The Ziziphus jujuba cultivar Dongzao chromosome 1, ASM3175591v1 genome segment AATGTTTTTCTCCGCAATAGAAACTCTACATGGCTCTTTTTCCTATCTGGAAGCAGAGGTTTTCCCAGCAGTTTTGACGACAATGATACCCATCTATGTGCTACTTTCAAATTGTACGTCTTTTTCAGTTTTTacgtttgattttatttgaatttctaatTTATGTTTTACTTTAAGGTAGTACTGAGGATACCGGTAAGTCTACAAAAAATTGACTAACATTGTATTGTAAAataatgtgttattattttgttaatttaaatataaataaatgaacaatttgtttttattttttaaaaatgatgtaattatatataaattaataacatttttaaagTCTTCTCAAACAACAAAAACTGTGGGGAATTTGATccaatacccttttttttaagGAGCCTAAGGAAATCTACCCTTTtccttttaaactttttatatcTACCCATCGTTTTTATGTAATTTCAACTATACCCTTATCTCCTAAATTATTCCAAAACACAAAGCCTAACAGAGGCCATATACACTCCATTGCAGCAACGGCAGTTGAagcttcctctttttttcccaTGGAGACTCTGCTTCGGTGGGTATTCATgccctttctatttttttttttttttaatcagctCCATAAAAACCCccatttgtttttcttcaaTCTCCCACATCTAGGCTCAAACCTTGACAGaaatttttctctcattttcaatCAGATTTTGCATTCGACCTCTATTATCTCATGGATTCGAGGTATTTTCTTGCAATTTCTctatgtttcttttgtttttccccCGATTAATCCCTTTCGGTCCCAGGAATGCTCTTTCTATTTCCCTTCGAAGCAGCTCTCTTCCTCCTGCTGGAACGTGGTCTCCCGTCGGAACGTCATCTCTTCGCAGCTCTCCAATTTGAAAATCCTAGTGAGTTATATTCAAAGTCTactgttcttcttcttcgatgcaattgtttttcttcttctccttcaatctgccttattcttcttcttcttcttcttcttcttcttcttcttcacattGTTCCCTTAGCTGCATTATCAAAGGACTTAGGGATTTCATTAATAGCTACAAAAGAAGGAAATTTTCTCGAAGCTGAGAGGATTTTCTTGGGAGGTCCAAAaagtgcaggaaaattttttCAGTGTACCGAGAGAAGgggaaggaggaggaggaggaggaagagagaGCGTGACGAGAGTGTCTTTGAATTTAGGTGGCTCCACCAGATTGAGAACGAGGTCGGACCTTTTCTTGGTGGTGTGTAAGTGCTTCAGCATCTTGACTTCCTCTACAGTTGTTCTCTGTATTGCTGTTAATGTTCTCTCCGCCATTCGATCTTTCAAGGACAGATATGATgtaactctctctctttctctctctttcctcactctgttatatttttacaaaaataaatgtgtAGCTATGGAATTAATCTTTGTGATTGTTTAGTGTAGGTTTTCGATGGGATATTTCGGTGTTATGAGGTTTTGATTGCAGCTTTTGTGGTTCTAGATGAGACAGAGTGGGAACTCATCATCAAGTTCTGGAAGGTTGGTCTTAATTCTTTAATCTCAGTTGAACATGATTGAAATAGTACTTGAGCTGGTTGAAGCATTTCTTGTTTGATAAACCATCTACACCCAACAGATATTCCAACAGTTGTGATAATTCGAGAAAACCAATTAATAGCTGTTATGATAGAAGTTAAAAAAGTCCCATGATAAGAATCCTGTTCTTGAATACGAGAGAATACTAAGTTTTAACTCCCAAATTCAGCAACTTTCTACACCCTTTTGTCTCCAGGCCAAATAACAATTCTAGCTTAGAAGTGAAAGACACTAATTTGTGCCATTAAACAAAACCGTGTATGTATactcaatttcattttagaCTAGAAAACattcttaaaatcataatttattatcaCATGATACATAATCTGGTGATGTTTGTTTGggtatttcatttatttttattgcttcagtatatttctataaatttatttggttCTTCTTGAAATTGACTTCTAGAATtacagaagaaaaaatatacatattataaataaaaagtgaatgacttatatatatgtatttaaatataGGGGTAGCCAAGTCTGAGCTTATCTAACCAGATCATGCAGGAGTGCTTTCCACTGGTCCGCTGAGAATTTATTTGCTAGTGTTGTTGGTTTGTATCAGCATGATTCTATATCAGATacaggtgtatatatatatatatatatatatattttatgctaTTCATGTGAGCACATTAAAATtcttcatatataaaaaattgagacctttctttgctatatatattttttaaccagtgatatttagtttttttcttttttaatggaaattttcttTAGATCCAGTGTACTTGTCCAAGAATCGATGGATATATAAGGTTGAGTTGGCAAGTTATGTAAAGCAGCTTTATGCACAAACCTCTGAATCAGCTAGTTATGTATGGCACGACATTGGTCTTCCAACAAGTAGGATGCTTGTTTGGTACAaggtatattatatttatattcattaaCAAGATCAATTTTCTTTCCCAACTAAAATGTgacttcaaaatttcaatattattttagaaCATTCTCTTTTGCATTTGTTTCAGTCAACATTCTCAGCTCCTCTTGGTACTGATCCAGTTGTGGTTGATTTGATGGgattgggaaaagaaaaagcttgGATAAATGTCAGAGCCTTGGAAGGTATTGGCAAAATTTTGAAGCCAATGAAGATGGTTGCAGTTATATTTGTAGTTATCGTGGAGCATACAATAGTAGTAAGTGTaataccccgtcccaaatcgcaccggaatccgtgcaagttgactttttgctccagttggaatttcgagttgaccagggtaccgtggcgaagtgcatgatgccccgagttcgtagactagtagcacgtcaaaaacgaagctacggtttgaaagttatgggcgaaacaagtcgaagtgcaaacagtccaaaaggtgccgggagttgactttttcttgtggtgtaattttaagttgactcttgtatggttgtaaagtactcgtcgatacgagttcatagactagcggcacgcttaaatcggatatttggttaaaaagttatggacgtttaaaattcgccggataccgtattattttattatatttggcttaagtgcacagtgacgccGTGTCAggttctgattggtccacgtggcatgaacagtgtcacacggggtttttatttgataaaattctcggggaagagagagaaagagagagaggagagagtccgaccggcgtcggaatttttcaaattttccggccgaattactgtacacgcgctggccagcaagattcccctccccatttccggcaaaacctcaaattttcacggcgatcggccgccggtcctgttggattgctctccccacgatctacaaatctgcaaaaaatcatagCCAACGGCCATCGCAcgtgccgccgccggcgacggttgcccgtgactgcggcgacggttgcccgtgactgcggcggctcgccggaagttactgttccggcgagtacccagtcttccggtcggctccagtccactgtgttcgacctcctgaacccgaatccggcatccgtttccgccaattcgcgacggtttgggagaattgcggagccgaaacccgaaaagctttcaaGCGAAAtttcgaccccgtcgggtacgatcatcgaaaattaagaccgaatctgtgatcagcatcactcgagctttgattcggtatataattcgtaaattttagatatcgtttggtgttcgcttcccgggtacccatttgggaatttttcgaataaaatattaatatttgtggtttggtgtactgtggatgtttaggtgcacgtgcgagtagcggagtcgatcctacggaggatcttgattgagattcgggcttaaggtgagtgatccaccttcaaattgattttgggaatttaattggtgaatattatgtgagatttaaatattggaatttaaattctatgtgccaagtaaatatttgatttattgtggaattatttgtgaaattattggatttaagaaaatgtgcattttacaaatttatgccatgtgaaattattttataggttcgagaattttgaaattcttgtggttttaatattaaattgggcatgatttgattttcaaatatttcaaagaaaatatttggttatgttggtgatttcaatttttataaaaatgcccatggaatattatgagatttaattattatattttgagaaCTATTtgtgctattgggaaaatgtggatatttgaaatggtggatttgggagttagtggatttgaaaatcatggaatttatggtgttgattataaagaaattgtggggaatttcccggttcaagcggatggaatatacctgctgtgtttatgcaaaatgtgaaatttgttatataatttaaatatgtggattttatgatttttagatgcatcgtgcacgtactggtgttctgattatatgtgatatggttagtgtgcacacggttatgattagcgcgcaggtgggtgtgaatagcgcgcaggtgatattatgaggttgtcctgtggttgccatcggatgagggtggccacccctccatggtcgggacaccaggttagcagcggtgcagtgggacgccacgcggccgtatgccggtttctttctataacctcctgtctggcggtacctcgggacgctgggtactgttggcaccactggtatatagtgggtgcatcaaatgattttcagaactgtgttttaaaaataaaatgttttaaaactgtattgggattaaaaatataattattaccgtttctggtatttatttgatgtcttggttttcggggaatacgaataaagggttttgtgaaaatgttttaaaagggaaacttttccaactgagagaattgtaagggttttgagagaaattattattttccaattaattattatctatctactgtattaccgtggtattatattgtatagtagatagggtcactcactgagatgattagcatctcacactcttaaattccgttcccctaggtccaggttggagacgttgattgtcctgggtgagcccaacgtctcagttcattgccgaaggtttaagaagttttttttcttccctttttcctctctatcttgtattgcttccttatttgtcattgtataaattccgcatgtatctgtataatgctctgtatactatattggatgtgtagttgttatttatgcactgggttgctgctgtttttatttttttgaagtgctgaaaattatggaatcaatttgtagtttgcgggaggaataaggggatgtttttagaagtgtgttttcagtgcaggtaaatttttttggttagtcctacccttaggggaggtgctgccagattttccgttggaaggttcggtggtattttcctgggatcagggcttgtctagggtttcggggaaggaaattctggacgggtcttgacagtAAGTGCCTAACCAATTGATCATTACAGCGTTAATACTTAATTGCTCGAGCTCCTGTGAATCCTGCGGGAACGGAATAACATTACTTGGAGGACCCGTCTTAAACGACATTGTTTTGGCCTTCgaaacaaagaaaaaccacTGTTATTGTATCTTCCCATTCAATTTGTACAAAAACTGAAAGTAACTACCAATAGAATTTTGAAAGATTTCTGTTTAGTGCTGAAAGGAACATTTTGTTATCCTTTTAGTTGTTGTATGTGTGTGTTATGCAACGTTGTaagaatgtaattagtagctCAAGTGCTTAATGTGTGTGTTATGCAATGTTGTaagaatgtaattagtagctCAAGTGCTTAATGTGTGATTTGGTAAAAAAGTCGTTGGTTTCATGTATTGTTTTGTTAAAAAAGTCATTTGTCGTATTGTTTTGGTAAAATAGCATTGTGTGTACggtattttgtatgttttttacaGTTACAGAGATACTAAATATAACTTCATTAATGATCTTCaacaaaagaatccacaaaaaagtagaaaaaagtggaaaaatttcaaacaaagtTGATTATCGAtgatgcatcggtaattacttaTGCCAacggtttcatcgataattaccgaaaccctattGGTATTAcaatttgtccttgcttgaaaacttaccataggtttcatcggtaattaccaaaacccctatgatgatcacattttaccaatttttttgccCCCActagtcccctaatgtgtgttaaatgcaacaacatgcaaaatatacattcttcaatgatcctaagtagaaaaaacccaaaaatttctgaaaaagctctcaaattggcacaaaaatttgattaccatagggccttcggtaattaccgatgaaacctacggtaatcaatttgcaattgctagaaaaattatcgtaggtttcatcggtaattatcgaaacccctatggttatcacattttaccaatttttggtccacacaagtcccctaatgtgtgttaaatgcaacaatatgcaaaatatacattcttcaatgatcctaagaagaaaaaaccctaaaagttctgaaaaaattctcaaattagtacaaaaatttgattatcataaggccttcggtaattaccaatgaaacctat includes the following:
- the LOC125423616 gene encoding uncharacterized protein LOC125423616 isoform X1, with protein sequence MPFLFFFFFNQLHKNPHLFFFNLPHLGSNLDRNFSLIFNQILHSTSIISWIRGMLFLFPFEAALFLLLERGLPSERHLFAALQFENPTALSKDLGISLIATKEGNFLEAERIFLGGPKSAGKFFQCTERRGRRRRRRKRERDESVFEFRWLHQIENEVGPFLGGVFSMGYFGVMRF
- the LOC125423616 gene encoding uncharacterized protein LOC125423616 isoform X2, whose protein sequence is MPFLFFFFFNQLHKNPHLFFFNLPHLGSNLDRNFSLIFNQILHSTSIISWIRGMLFLFPFEAALFLLLERGLPSERHLFAALQFENPTALSKDLGISLIATKEGNFLEAERIFLGGPKSAGKFFQCTERRGRRRRRRKRERDESVFEFRWLHQIENEVGPFLGGVVGFRWDISVL